In Pseudomonas sp. GCEP-101, one DNA window encodes the following:
- a CDS encoding MFS transporter, giving the protein MTSATLEAAQPAEQTNSTTRVAVASFIGTAIEFYDFYVYATAAALVIGPVFFPQTSGTAQALSAFLTFGIAFLARPLGSALFGHFGDRIGRKSTLVASLLLMGISTTLIGLLPGYDSIGAWAPMLLCVLRFGQGLGLGGEWGGAALLATENAPKGRRAWFGMFPQMGPSIGFLAANGLFLCLAMLLSEEQFRAWGWRIPFVLSAVLVIVGLYVRLKLVETPVFAKAMERHERASLPIAELFAKHWRPTLLGALAMVVCYALFYISTVFSLSYGVSTLGYSREDFLGLLCIAVLFMAAATPVSAWLSDRFGRKPVLIVGCIAAIASGFAMQPLLSQGSSVEVAVFLSLELFLMGVTFAPMGALLPELFPTHVRYTGASAAYNLGGILGASVAPYIAQKLVGLGGLSWVGGYVSVAAALSLLAVLCLRETRGDDLNDIR; this is encoded by the coding sequence ATGACCAGCGCCACCCTCGAAGCCGCACAACCGGCTGAACAGACCAACTCCACCACCCGCGTCGCGGTGGCCAGCTTCATCGGCACCGCCATCGAGTTCTACGACTTCTACGTCTACGCCACTGCCGCCGCACTGGTGATCGGCCCGGTGTTCTTCCCGCAGACCTCCGGCACCGCCCAGGCGCTCAGCGCCTTCCTCACCTTCGGCATCGCCTTCCTCGCCCGCCCGCTGGGCTCGGCGTTGTTCGGCCACTTCGGCGACCGCATCGGGCGCAAGTCGACCCTGGTGGCCTCGCTGCTGCTGATGGGCATCTCCACCACCCTGATCGGCCTGCTGCCGGGCTACGACAGCATTGGCGCCTGGGCGCCGATGCTGCTCTGCGTGCTGCGCTTCGGCCAGGGCCTGGGGCTGGGCGGCGAATGGGGCGGCGCCGCGCTGCTGGCCACGGAGAACGCGCCCAAGGGCCGTCGCGCCTGGTTCGGCATGTTCCCGCAGATGGGCCCGTCGATCGGTTTTCTCGCCGCCAACGGCCTATTCCTCTGCCTGGCCATGCTGCTCAGCGAAGAACAGTTCCGCGCCTGGGGCTGGCGCATCCCCTTCGTGCTCAGCGCCGTGCTGGTCATCGTCGGCCTCTACGTACGCCTGAAGCTGGTGGAGACCCCGGTGTTCGCCAAGGCCATGGAGCGCCACGAGCGCGCCAGCCTGCCCATCGCCGAACTGTTCGCCAAGCACTGGCGGCCGACGCTGCTGGGCGCCCTGGCGATGGTGGTGTGCTACGCCCTCTTCTATATCTCCACGGTGTTCTCGCTCAGCTACGGCGTCAGCACCCTGGGCTACAGCCGCGAGGACTTCCTCGGCCTGCTGTGCATCGCCGTGCTCTTCATGGCCGCGGCGACGCCGGTCTCGGCCTGGCTGAGCGATCGCTTCGGGCGCAAGCCGGTGCTGATCGTCGGCTGCATCGCCGCGATCGCCTCGGGCTTCGCCATGCAGCCGCTGCTGAGCCAGGGCTCGTCGGTGGAAGTGGCGGTATTCCTGTCGCTGGAACTCTTCCTCATGGGCGTGACCTTCGCCCCCATGGGCGCCCTGCTGCCGGAACTCTTCCCCACCCATGTGCGCTACACCGGCGCTTCGGCGGCCTACAACCTGGGCGGCATCCTCGGCGCCTCGGTGGCCCCCTACATTGCCCAGAAGCTGGTGGGCCTGGGCGGTTTGAGCTGGGTGGGCGGCTACGTCTCGGTCGCCGCCGCGCTCAGCCTGCTGGCCGTGCTGTGCCTGCGCGAAACCCGCGGGGATGACCTGAACGATATTCGCTGA